One genomic segment of Deltaproteobacteria bacterium includes these proteins:
- a CDS encoding phage holin family protein, with the protein MADRDWHSADGGGSSGFLRPLKLLLAGLSSALHTRVELFVAELEEERERLKQSLILILLAVLGISLGAILLTIFVIALLWERGWIAAIGMLALIYLGVGGWAAASLRNKLLARPGLFPDTLAELAKDRDRLKASARE; encoded by the coding sequence ATGGCGGATCGCGATTGGCATAGCGCCGACGGCGGCGGCTCGTCCGGCTTTTTGCGACCGTTGAAGTTGCTCTTGGCCGGCTTGAGCTCGGCCCTGCATACCCGGGTCGAGCTGTTCGTCGCCGAGCTCGAAGAAGAGCGCGAACGCCTCAAGCAGTCGCTGATTTTGATACTCCTGGCGGTGCTCGGTATTAGTCTCGGCGCGATTCTGCTCACGATCTTCGTCATCGCGCTGCTGTGGGAACGCGGCTGGATCGCCGCCATCGGCATGCTGGCGCTTATCTATCTTGGCGTCGGCGGCTGGGCGGCGGCCTCGTTGCGCAACAAACTACTCGCCCGGCCTGGCCTGTTTCCCGATACCTTGGCTGAGCTGGCCAAAGACCGCGACCGTTTGAAAGCCTCTGCCCGTGAGTAA